The following DNA comes from Candidatus Neptunochlamydia vexilliferae.
CGATGCTATAAAAACAATCATACAAAAATCTTCTAAAAAAAAAGGTGTTCTTTTAGGATTTGCGTTTGAGTTCAACTACAATCTCCTTGCCAATGGACTAGAAGTAGATCAGGCGATCATTTGCGATATCGATGAGAAGATGCATGAGCTTTATCAATTTATTGCCAAAACAATCGTTAGAACCCCGACAAAAGAGGAATTTTTAAAGGCTTTTAAAACTGAACTTGAAAATCGCTGCTCTTACTACAATACAGGACGAGAAGCAGAAGAAGTGATTGAGTACTACACCTTACAAGCACATAGTTGGCTATCGACAGGTCCGGGCTTTAAAAAAGTTCGAACCCTTTACCAGGAAAAAAGGATCCATCATCGAAACTTAAACCTTTTTAGTGATAAAGACTACTTTAAAAAGGTAGCAACTTGGGCTGAAAAGTGTCAATACATCTTCAAAGTTATTTACGTTTCTAATATTCCTGAATGGGCATATAGGCAGAATAAACTTAGTGAGATGACGACAAACCTTCAATGGCTTCTTTCTCCAGAAACCATCTTTGTTGATACCAAGCAAGAAATGTGGGAGTCTGGTAAGCCTAAAATCCGCTTTTTTCAGGGCACTAAGCTCCCAAGCTCTCGTCCAAATATCCGTGTGGAAAAAAGGGAGAGAAGTCAACCTCTTAATACCCGCGAAGATTCTAGGAAACGTTTGAAGTTTTAATTCCGGTGTCTAACACTTCAAATGGTCAAGCGGATTATTTTCAGCAGAAAAATCCTTTAACCGATTGGTCCATTCAGGCAATACTCTGAGTAGATTAACGCGTAGATAAAGCTGCTTAAGGCTAGACAGTTTTTCAAGAACCTTGGGAACTTCATTAAAAGCATTTTGATTCATTCCCAATACTCTAATTTTAGGGAGATTAGAGAACGCTTCTGGAAGAGTCGAAAGCTGATTCTCGTCTAGATACAAAAAGTCAAGGACCGTAAGCTTTTCAAATGGTCCTGATAAACTGTCTATTTGATTTTCCGAAAGGCGTAATACTTTAATGGAAGAGGGAAAGCGTCCCACATCTACTTTTTTAATTTTATTACTTGTTAACCAAAGGTTTTCTAAAGGAAGGTGTTGCAAATTTGGCACTTCGGTTAAATCTGTATCGCTTAGGTAAAGATGTGTGAGCTTTGGTAGGGTTAGATCAAAGCGCTCAATAGGATTATTGCTTACCCCTAAAGATTTTAAATTGATGAGTTTTTCCATCCCTTTTGGAAGAGCTGTTAATTGATTGTAGGAAAGATCCAACTTTTCAAGACTTGTCATACTAAATAGCTCTTCTGGAAGCTTTTGAAAAGCATTTTGAGCAAGCCTTAAGACCCTTAGATTTGTAAGAAGAAAAAGCTCTTCTGGAAGCTCTGTGAGCCCTTTTTGTAAAAGAAGCACCATATCAACTTCATCAGAGTGCTCTAAAACCCAGCTTCTAAAGTCGTAGTTCAAAAACTCTTTCCAAAGAGTTTCATCGTTCCCCATAGGAGTGAAATCCCAAGGGGTCTTTCTAGCAATGGCATCTTTAATCGCCTTAAAAAGGTAAAACTGCGGTCTAAATTTTTCTGGAATCTTAAAGGAAGAACCATGGTTTGTTTTTTGCTTTTTTGTAGTGTGATAGGCATTTGGATTGACATTTTCTTTTCCTGAAAAAGTGACTGCACTCATTATATACTTTACCTCTTGGTTATTAAAGAATATCAGATTTTAAGCAAAATTTTAATTAATATCAAGGGGTTAACTTAAGTTTTTTTTGAAATAGGGACTATTCAGAAGACTAAATAAGCTGAGATAGAAAGCTTATCGCTGGAATGATTGCTGGCTTCCTTGCCAGGAGAGCATTCTTCTCGACAGGCTTTTTTTCGAGGGCGAGCTGAAAGGCATACCGGATCCCTAAAGCCTCATGAAAGTGGAGGAGATTTTTAGAGATCGCCTTACCACTATTCTTTGCCTCAATGAGAATCCAAGGCTCTTCTTCTTTGGTAATCAAAAAGTCAACTT
Coding sequences within:
- a CDS encoding leucine-rich repeat domain-containing protein, whose product is MSAVTFSGKENVNPNAYHTTKKQKTNHGSSFKIPEKFRPQFYLFKAIKDAIARKTPWDFTPMGNDETLWKEFLNYDFRSWVLEHSDEVDMVLLLQKGLTELPEELFLLTNLRVLRLAQNAFQKLPEELFSMTSLEKLDLSYNQLTALPKGMEKLINLKSLGVSNNPIERFDLTLPKLTHLYLSDTDLTEVPNLQHLPLENLWLTSNKIKKVDVGRFPSSIKVLRLSENQIDSLSGPFEKLTVLDFLYLDENQLSTLPEAFSNLPKIRVLGMNQNAFNEVPKVLEKLSSLKQLYLRVNLLRVLPEWTNRLKDFSAENNPLDHLKC